The Tenrec ecaudatus isolate mTenEca1 chromosome 9, mTenEca1.hap1, whole genome shotgun sequence genome window below encodes:
- the TARP gene encoding T-cell receptor gamma alternate reading frame protein, which translates to MKTLEDKFTKFSWLTVSGESLNKEHQCVVKHETGVKKIIFPSINKGLTQEKNSTKPCLKGENDTLGLQLTNSSAFYTYLLLLLKSVVYSAIVAFYLLRRADVWGSAKRS; encoded by the exons ATGAAGACACTTGAAGACAAATTCACGAAATTCAGCTGGCTGACCGTGAGTGGAGAGTCGTTGAATAAAGAGCACCAGTGTGTGGTGAAACACGAGACAGGTGTTAAAAAGATTATTTTTCCTTccataaataaag GCTTAACTCAGGAGAAGAATTCCACAAAACCTTGTTTGAAAGGTGAAAATG ACACCCTGGGGCTGCAGCTCACGAACTCCTCCGCCTTTTACACCTACCTGCTCCTCCTTCTCAAGAGTGTGGTCTACTCGGCCATCGTCGCGTTCTACCTGCTTCGAAGAGCAGACGTCTGGGGCTCGGCGAAGAGGTCCTGA